In Juglans microcarpa x Juglans regia isolate MS1-56 chromosome 7D, Jm3101_v1.0, whole genome shotgun sequence, the following are encoded in one genomic region:
- the LOC121238701 gene encoding LOW QUALITY PROTEIN: beta-glucosidase BoGH3B-like (The sequence of the model RefSeq protein was modified relative to this genomic sequence to represent the inferred CDS: inserted 1 base in 1 codon) has translation MARIPIPFLGILFLAICFCSSMAEAQGYVGYKDPRRPVGARIKNLLARMTLEEKIGQMVQIERANATAQVMKDYLIGSVLSGGGSVPAPKASPEQWVDMVNDIQKGALATRLGIPMIYGIDAVHGHNNVYKATIFPHNVGLGVTRDPDLLRRIGAATALEVRATGIPYAFAPCIAVCRDPRWGRCYESYSEDPKIVKMMTEIIPGLQGDIPANSRKGVPYVGGKDKVAACAKHYVGDGGTVKGIDENNTIVSQHELYSIHMPAYYDSIIKGVATVMASYSSLNGMKMHANHKMLTGFLKNRLHFRGFVISDWEGIDRITYPPHANYTYSVQASILAGVDMVMVPYNYPEFINELTNLVKKNVIPMSRIDDAVKRILRVKFSMGXFESPLADNSLANEFGSKEHRELAREAVRKSLVLLQNGKSAAAGPLLPLPKKVPKILVAGSHADNLGYQCGGWTIEWQGLGGNDFTAGTTILNAIKATVDQSTQVVFNENPDPAFVESNDFSYAIVVVGEQPYAETKGDNLNLTLPEPGPSTINNVCGAVKCVVVVVSGRPLVMEPYLASMDALVAAWLPGSEGQGVADALFGDYGFSGKLARTWFKRVDQLPMNVGDQHYDPLFPFGFGLTTKPSRQSS, from the exons ATGGCGAGAATTCCAATCCCCTTCTTGGGAATTTTGTTTTTGGCAATATGTTTCTGCTCATCAATGGCAGAAGCTCAAGGATATGTGGGATACAAGGACCCAAGGCGACCCGTTGGAGCTAGGATAAAAAATCTCTTGGCAAGAATGACTCTGGAAGAAAAAATTGGTCAGATGGTTCAAATTGAAAGGGCTAATGCCACTGCTCAGGTCATGAAGGATTACTTAATCG GTAGTGTATTAAGTGGTGGAGGGAGTGTGCCTGCTCCAAAGGCTTCTCCAGAACAATGGGTAGACATGGTGAATGATATTCAGAAAGGGGCTCTTGCTACCCGTCTTGGAATCCCTATGATTTATGGAATTGATGCAGTTCATGGACACAACAATGTATATAAAGCAACCATTTTCCCCCATAATGTGGGTCTTGGAGTGACCAG GGATCCTGATCTTCTAAGGAGGATCGGTGCTGCAACTGCGCTTGAAGTTCGAGCCACTGGGATTCCATATGCTTTTGCTCCTTGTATCGCG GTTTGCAGGGATCCAAGGTGGGGTCGGTGTTATGAGAGCTATAGTGAGGACCCCAAGATTGTAAAGATGATGACAGAGATCATCCCAGGTTTGCAAGGAGATATCCCTGCAAATTCTAGAAAGGGAGTTCCGTACGTTGGTGGGAA GGATAAGGTGGCAGCTTGTGCAAAGCACTATGTTGGTGATGGAGGCACAGTTAAAGGAATTGACGAAAACAACACCATAGTTAGTCAGCACGAATTGTACAGCATCCACATGCCTGCTTACTATGATTCAATTATTAAGGGTGTCGCTACTGTTATGGCATCTTACTCGAGTTTGAATGGAATGAAGATGCATGCGAACCATAAGATGCTCACAGGGTTTCTCAAGAACAGACTCCACTTCAGG GGTTTCGTCATCTCAGATTGGGAGGGAATTGACAGGATTACATATCCACCACATGCAAACTACACATACTCTGTTCAAGCTTCAATTCTAGCTGGTGTTGACATG GTCATGGTTCCTTACAACTACCCAGAATTTATCAATGAATTGACCAATCTGGTTAAGAAGAATGTCATTCCCATGAGCCGCATAGATGATGCTGTGAAGAGGATTTTGAGGGTTAAGTTCTCCATGG TCTTTGAGAGCCCGCTGGCTGATAACAGTCTGGCCAACGAATTTGGAAGCAAG GAGCATAGGGAACTCGCGAGGGAAGCTGTGAGGAAATCACTTGTGCTATTGCAAAATGGAAAATCTGCAGCTGCCGGGCCTCTGCTGCCTCTCCCTAAGAAAGTGCCAAAGATTCTTGTTGCTGGAAGCCATGCAGACAACTTGGGTTATCAATGCGGTGGATGGACAATCGAATGGCAAGGACTTGGCGGGAATGACTTCACTGCCG GAACCACCATCCTTAATGCCATCAAAGCCACTGTGGACCAAAGCACCCAGGTGGTCTTCAATGAGAACCCTGACCCTGCCTTTGTCGAGTCCAATGACTTCTCCTACGCCATCGTGGTAGTAGGCGAGCAACCCTACGCTGAGACCAAAGGTGATAACCTGAACCTCACTCTCCCTGAGCCCGGGCCTAGCACAATCAACAATGTATGCGGGGCTGTCAAGTGTGTTGTCGTTGTTGTCTCCGGACGGCCTCTTGTCATGGAACCATATCTTGCATCAATGGACGCTCTGGTGGCTGCATGGCTCCCAGGTAGTGAAGGTCAAGGTGTGGCTGATGCTCTTTTTGGTGACTATGGATTTTCTGGCAAGCTGGCTCGAACATGGTTTAAACGAGTAGATCAGCTACCCATGAATGTTGGGGATCAACACTATGACCCTCTTTTCCCATTTGGTTTTGGGCTAACAACTAAGCCTTCGAGGCAAAGCAGCTGA